The Winslowiella toletana region GCCCCAGTGGCTGCGCGACAGCTTAGTTAAACCTTTAAAGAAGCTATGGCGATGGGTGGCACGCTCATGCAACTCCATCAGCGTCAGAATAATCACCCACAGCGCCATCATCAGCCCCACCACCGTCATCGCTTCAATACGGTCCTGCATCAGCCACGGCAGCAGCACCGATAACGCCAGCGTTGCCACCAGCGCCAGCGCCAGCCGTTTCCACAGTTTTTGCGGCTCGTCACGACGCCAGCGGACCAGCGGCCCGATGCCGAGCATCAGCGCCAGCGGAGCCATCAGCCAGCTGAACATGGTATTAAAGAAGGGTTCACCGATAGAAATCGTGCCGAGGCCCAGCTGCTTATGCACCAGCGGCAGTAGCGTTCCCAGCAACACCACCAGCATGGCGGCGACCAGTAACACATTGTTGCCCAACAGAAACGACTCGCGCGACCAAAGCTCGTTCAGCACCCGACCGCGCACCTTCCCGCCCTTCACCGCGTACAGCAGCAGCGAACCGCCGATTACAATCACCAGGAAGGCGAGAATAAACATGCCGCGCGCCGGATCGGAGGCAAAAGAGTGCACCGAAACCAGTACGCCGGAACGAACAAGGAACGTGCCCAGCAGGCTAAGCGAGAACGCGCTAATTGCCAGCAATACCGTCCAGGCTTTAAAAGTGCCGCGCTTTTCCGTCACCGCCAGTGAGTGAATCAGTGCAGTACCAGCCAGCCACGGCATAAATGAAGCGTTTTCAACCGGATCCCAGAACCACCAGCCGCCCCAGCCCAGTTCATAGTAAGCCCAGGCCGAGCCCAGCACGATACCAATGGTCAGAAACACCCACGCGGCGGTAGTCCACGGACGCGACCAGCGCGCCCACGCGGTATCCAGCCGACCCGCCATCAGCGAAGCAATCGCAAACGCAAACGCCACCGAAAATCCGACATAGCCCATATACAGCAGCGGCGGATGGAAAATCAGCCCGATATCCTGCAGCATCGGATTCAGATCATTACCATCAATCGGAATATCCGGCAGCGTGCGGGTAAACGGATTGGATGTCAGAGTGATAAACAGCAGAAAACCGAGGTTAATCATTCCCATCACTGCCAGCACGCGGGCAATGGAATCCAGCGGCATACCGCGACTCAACAGCGCCACCAGTAGCGTCCAGCAACTTAACAGCAGCACCCACAGCAGCAGCGAACCTTCATGCGCACCCCAGGTGGCGGCAATACGGTAGTAAACCGGCAACAGGGTGTTGGAGTTGGTCGCTACATAAGCCACGCTGAAATCATTGACGATAAAAGCATGAACCAGTATCGCGAAGGCGGCGGCAATACAGAAAAACAGCCCGTAAGTCAGCGGGCGCGCCAGCGCCATCAGCCGCGCATCCTGACGCGATGCGCCCCACAGCGGATAGATACTCAGCAGCAGCGAAAGTGCCAGCGCCAGACAAAGCAGAAAACTGCCAATTTCAGGGATCATGACTGACCACCTTGTGCTGGCTGATAGGCATCTGCAGGACGCTGGTGATTCTGCTTCATCGCGTCTTCAATTTCCGGCGGAGTGTATTTTTCATCATGCTTAGCCAGCACTTCTTTGGCATTGATCTGGTTGCCTGATTCCAGCACGCCCTGAGCCACTACCCCCTGCCCTTCACGGAACAGATCTGGCAAAATGCCTTCGTAACTGACGCTGACTACCCCGTTGGCGTCATACAGTTTGAAAGAGACACGCAGCGTCTGCGGGTCACGCTTTACACTGCCCGGCATCACCATGCCGCCAACGCGCAGGCGCTGACCGGGTTCAGGTTTTTCCTGCGCCGCACCTTTGCCATTAATAATTTCACTGGGTGTATAAAACAGGTCAATATTCGATCGCAGGGCGTACATTACCAGCGCGGTCGCCAGACCAAGGCCAATCAGTATCGCCAGTATCAGATACAGGCGATTCTTACGACGGGTATTCACTGTTACTCTCCTGCCGCTTCAGTGACGGCTTTTTTTGTTTTTGCCGCACGGATACGACGTTCGCGTGACTGGCGCTGGCGGATTTCAGCCAGCAACCGACGGCGTTGCAGCACGCTGTGAATAAGCAGCGCGATCAGCGGGATCACGGTGAAACAGACGGCCAGCCAGACATAAAAGGCATAGCCGCCCATGGCGAAGAATGCTTGCCAGGATGAGAAAGCCGGCGTCATGCTTTGCGCCCTCCCTTTGCCGCCACGTCTGCCACCCATGGACGGTGGCGTTCGGTCAGCAGTAACAGATTACGCAAGCGCATCAGCGTCAGGGCAATAAACACCAGCAGATAACCGAGAATCGACCAGCGCAGCGGGGTGCGCATACTTGGCGCAATGGCCTGTTGCAGCACGCCGGAAGACCCCTGATGCAGAGTATTCCACCACTGAACCGAGTAATGAATAATCGGGATATTTACCACCCCGACCAGGATAAGTATCCCGGCGGCGCGCCCGGCCACGCGGCGATCCTCAAAGGAGCTGTAAAGCGCTATCACGCCCATATAAAGGAACAGCAGCACCAGCTCGGAAGTCAGTCGCGCATCCCAGATCCACCAGGTTCCCCACATCGGTTTACCCCAGGCGGAACCGGTTACCAGTGCAATAAAGGTAAACACCGCACCAACCGGTGCCATCGCCGCCGCTGCCAAATCGGCGGTTTTGATCTGCCACACCAGCCCAACAAACGCCGCGATAGCCATTGAGGCATAAATACCCATCGACCACATGGCGGCCGGCACGTGAATATAGATAATGCGATAGCTGTCACCCTGCTGATAATCCGCCGGTGCGAAGCCGAAGCCCCATATCCAACCGAGCAGCAGGGATGCCAGACCAGCAAGGGTAAACCAGGGCACCAGTCGCCCACATAACTGATAAAGCCGCTCCGGCTTCGCCAGCTGATGTAACCACTTCCACATGTTTAATTGCTCACAATAAAATAAAAAAAGTTGTCGTTATTATCATGCTGCGACAGCCGTTAATGCAGGCTGATGCGCAGTGCTGCCGCCGTGGCAAATGGAGCCAGCGTGGCGCTGCCAACCATCATCGCGCCGAGGATCGCCAGATAACCGTCAATCGCTAATCCCTGACCGGCGGCATCAATTGCCGCACTGGCAAAAATCAGTACCGGAATCGCCAGAGGCAACACCAGCAAACTTAACAACACGCCACCGCGGCGCAGTCCAACCGTCAGCGCCACGCCAATCGCGCCGAGAAAACTCAAGGTTGGCGTGCCCAGTAACAGCGTCAGCGCCATCGCGCGCCAGCTGGCAAAATCCAGCGACAGCAGCAGGGCCGCCAGAGGCGACAGCAGCAGCAGCGGTAAACCGGTGATCAGCCAGTGCGCGATAACCTTGCCGAGCACGGTAATCGCCAGCGGCGTTGGCAACAGCAACAATTGCTCCAGCGAGCCATCCATAAAGTCGTCGCGAAACAGTCGCTCCAGCGCTAACAGTGAAGAAAGCAATGCGGCAACCCAGACGATGCCGGGGGCAATACGCGCCAGCAGCTGAGGCTCCGGCCCAACGCCGAGTGGAAACAGGGTGATGACAATCAGGAAAAACCACAGGGGATTGACGATCTCAGCACCACTGCGAAAGGCGATTTGCAGCTCGCGCTTTATTACCCGCCACAGCATCACACCGCCTCCGCAGCGGTCAGCTGAATTTTGCGCACCGTCTGAAACGCATCGGGCAGATCCTGGTGCGTGGTTAAAATCACCGCCCCACCCTGCTGCGCATGCTGTGAAAAGAGAGACATCAGTTTTTCTACGCCTGATTTATCGATAGCCGTCAGTGGCTCATCAAGAATCCATAATTTGGCGCGACTCAACCATAAACGTGCCAGCGCTACACGCCGCTGCTGTCCGGCGGAAAGCTGAGCCACCGCCAGCTCTTCAAATCCGAGCAAGTCTACTGCTTCCAGCGCGGCAAACAGTTGATCTTCATCGCAGCCGGCATGATAAAAGGCAAGATTTTCCAGCGGGGTTAATACCGCTTTAACTCCCGGCTGATGGCCGAGATAGAGTAATTCGCTATGCCACCGATCGCGCTGCTGGCGAATATCCTGCTGATGCCACAGCACCTCACCGCTTTCCGGCCGGCTAAGCCCAGCCAGCAAACGCAGCAACGACGTTTTACCGGCTCCGTTCGGTCCTTCGATCTGCACGATATCGCCTGCTGAAACCAGAAAACTCAGGTCGCTAAACAGAAATCGTTCATCGCGGATACATGTCAGATTTTTAGCTTCCAGCATCGGGGAGAGAGTCACACAGAATAATTAAGATCAGAATAATAACATAAGGGAGCATTACTTCGCAGCCCGATCGCCCTTATTGACCCTGGCGTTATGATGGATATGCCATCAATTGCACCTTTTATTGCTTAAAAATAACCCAAAGTTAAAGCTTTGTTACCCTTCTTATAACTTAAGGTTACATTTTATCACGGTGATAAAAACCCACTACGCTTAAAGAGCGTAACGTCAGCTATCACCGAGGAAAATCATGGCGCAGCAAGATAAAAATCAACTGGATGATGTAGAAGTAGAGAGTGAAGAAAGTGAACAGGGAAAAGAAATTGAAGTAGATGAGGAAGAGTTACCTTCGGCTGCGGCAGCTGTTCATGAGCAAATTCGTTCAGACGGCGAAAAGGAGCTGGAACGCGACGGCATGGCCCTGCTGTGGTCGGCGATTGCCGCGGGTTTATCAATGGGCGCTTCGCTGATGGCCAAAGGGATTTTCCAGGTACACC contains the following coding sequences:
- a CDS encoding heme lyase CcmF/NrfE family subunit; translation: MIPEIGSFLLCLALALSLLLSIYPLWGASRQDARLMALARPLTYGLFFCIAAAFAILVHAFIVNDFSVAYVATNSNTLLPVYYRIAATWGAHEGSLLLWVLLLSCWTLLVALLSRGMPLDSIARVLAVMGMINLGFLLFITLTSNPFTRTLPDIPIDGNDLNPMLQDIGLIFHPPLLYMGYVGFSVAFAFAIASLMAGRLDTAWARWSRPWTTAAWVFLTIGIVLGSAWAYYELGWGGWWFWDPVENASFMPWLAGTALIHSLAVTEKRGTFKAWTVLLAISAFSLSLLGTFLVRSGVLVSVHSFASDPARGMFILAFLVIVIGGSLLLYAVKGGKVRGRVLNELWSRESFLLGNNVLLVAAMLVVLLGTLLPLVHKQLGLGTISIGEPFFNTMFSWLMAPLALMLGIGPLVRWRRDEPQKLWKRLALALVATLALSVLLPWLMQDRIEAMTVVGLMMALWVIILTLMELHERATHRHSFFKGLTKLSRSHWGMVLGHLGVAVTVIGIAFSQNYSVERDVRMKAGDSVDIDNYHFVFRDVRQLNGPNYSGGVALIDVTRNGKHEATLHAEKRFYSVTRSMMTEAAIDGGLTRDLYAALGEELGDNSWAVRIYFKPFVRWIWFGGLFMALGGILCLLDPRYRSRNKVQQEPA
- the ccmE gene encoding cytochrome c maturation protein CcmE gives rise to the protein MNTRRKNRLYLILAILIGLGLATALVMYALRSNIDLFYTPSEIINGKGAAQEKPEPGQRLRVGGMVMPGSVKRDPQTLRVSFKLYDANGVVSVSYEGILPDLFREGQGVVAQGVLESGNQINAKEVLAKHDEKYTPPEIEDAMKQNHQRPADAYQPAQGGQS
- the ccmD gene encoding heme exporter protein CcmD; this encodes MTPAFSSWQAFFAMGGYAFYVWLAVCFTVIPLIALLIHSVLQRRRLLAEIRQRQSRERRIRAAKTKKAVTEAAGE
- a CDS encoding heme ABC transporter permease, coding for MWKWLHQLAKPERLYQLCGRLVPWFTLAGLASLLLGWIWGFGFAPADYQQGDSYRIIYIHVPAAMWSMGIYASMAIAAFVGLVWQIKTADLAAAAMAPVGAVFTFIALVTGSAWGKPMWGTWWIWDARLTSELVLLFLYMGVIALYSSFEDRRVAGRAAGILILVGVVNIPIIHYSVQWWNTLHQGSSGVLQQAIAPSMRTPLRWSILGYLLVFIALTLMRLRNLLLLTERHRPWVADVAAKGGRKA
- the ccmB gene encoding heme exporter protein CcmB — its product is MLWRVIKRELQIAFRSGAEIVNPLWFFLIVITLFPLGVGPEPQLLARIAPGIVWVAALLSSLLALERLFRDDFMDGSLEQLLLLPTPLAITVLGKVIAHWLITGLPLLLLSPLAALLLSLDFASWRAMALTLLLGTPTLSFLGAIGVALTVGLRRGGVLLSLLVLPLAIPVLIFASAAIDAAGQGLAIDGYLAILGAMMVGSATLAPFATAAALRISLH
- the ccmA gene encoding cytochrome c biogenesis heme-transporting ATPase CcmA, with translation MLEAKNLTCIRDERFLFSDLSFLVSAGDIVQIEGPNGAGKTSLLRLLAGLSRPESGEVLWHQQDIRQQRDRWHSELLYLGHQPGVKAVLTPLENLAFYHAGCDEDQLFAALEAVDLLGFEELAVAQLSAGQQRRVALARLWLSRAKLWILDEPLTAIDKSGVEKLMSLFSQHAQQGGAVILTTHQDLPDAFQTVRKIQLTAAEAV